Proteins encoded together in one Paracidovorax wautersii window:
- a CDS encoding EscU/YscU/HrcU family type III secretion system export apparatus switch protein, whose product MDSSSQDKNLPATERKLQKARTDGQAARSRDLSHLAVLGVGAASMFVLAPTLTEHLLQALTQHLTFNAATVQSSGSMLQRLVDMARIGIIASAVFALLTGCAALVSALGSGGMIFSFKPITPQFNRLNPLSGFANLFSKQQMTNVGKMVLMTIILTIVAWNFMSTSIEKVTMLVLQPSPVALRQVAEWLTAGMSLLLLVVFLAAVIDVPLQAYFFKSRLKMSHQEVKQEHKESDGNPEIKGRQRQRAREIANRASLSKVPKADFVVMNPTHYAVALKYDEATMNAPQVISKGTDLLAFRIRDIAEQHAVPVLQSPMLARALYAHAELEQPIPAALFSAVAQVLAYVYRLKAAMRGEGRMPDAQPDPFIPPELDPHQPRPAASATAATAAGNAP is encoded by the coding sequence ATGGACTCCTCCAGCCAAGACAAGAACCTCCCAGCGACCGAGCGGAAGCTGCAAAAAGCGCGTACCGACGGCCAGGCCGCGCGTTCGCGGGATCTGTCGCACCTGGCGGTGCTCGGCGTGGGCGCTGCGTCCATGTTCGTGCTGGCGCCCACGCTCACCGAGCACCTGCTGCAGGCGCTGACCCAGCATCTGACCTTCAACGCCGCCACCGTGCAGTCCTCCGGCAGCATGCTGCAGCGGCTGGTGGACATGGCCCGCATCGGCATCATTGCCAGCGCCGTCTTCGCGCTGCTGACCGGCTGCGCCGCCCTGGTGAGCGCCCTGGGCTCTGGCGGAATGATCTTCAGCTTCAAGCCGATCACCCCCCAGTTCAACCGGCTCAACCCGCTCTCGGGCTTCGCCAACCTGTTCTCCAAGCAGCAGATGACCAACGTGGGCAAGATGGTGCTGATGACCATCATCCTGACCATCGTCGCCTGGAACTTCATGAGCACCAGCATCGAGAAGGTCACCATGCTGGTACTGCAACCCTCGCCCGTGGCCTTGCGGCAGGTGGCCGAATGGCTCACCGCCGGCATGTCTTTGCTGCTGCTGGTGGTGTTCCTCGCCGCCGTGATCGACGTGCCGCTGCAGGCGTACTTCTTCAAGTCGCGCCTGAAGATGTCGCACCAGGAAGTGAAGCAGGAGCACAAGGAGTCGGACGGCAACCCCGAGATCAAGGGGCGCCAGCGCCAGCGGGCCCGCGAGATCGCCAACCGGGCGAGCCTCTCCAAGGTGCCCAAGGCCGACTTCGTGGTGATGAACCCGACCCACTACGCCGTGGCACTCAAGTACGACGAGGCCACGATGAACGCGCCCCAGGTGATCTCCAAGGGCACCGATCTGCTGGCCTTCCGCATCCGCGACATCGCCGAGCAGCATGCCGTGCCGGTGCTGCAATCGCCCATGCTCGCCCGGGCGCTCTATGCCCACGCCGAGTTGGAGCAGCCCATTCCTGCCGCGCTGTTCTCCGCCGTGGCCCAGGTGCTGGCCTATGTGTACCGGCTGAAGGCGGCGATGCGCGGGGAAGGCCGGATGCCCGATGCGCAGCCGGACCCGTTCATTCCGCCCGAGTTGGATCCCCATCAGCCGCGGCCCGCCGCTTCCGCCACCGCCGCTACGGCCGCAGGTAACGCACCATGA
- the cheY gene encoding chemotaxis response regulator CheY — MTTALRFLIVDDFSTMRRIVRNLLKESGFADADEAEDGVAALNKLRNGKFDFVVTDINMPNMNGFQLLGEIKKDDKLKHLPVLMVTAEARKEDIVAAAQGGAAGYIVKPFTKATLEEKVTLILKKMGL; from the coding sequence GTGACCACTGCCCTTCGTTTTTTGATCGTTGACGACTTCTCCACCATGCGGCGCATCGTCCGCAACCTGCTCAAGGAAAGCGGCTTTGCTGATGCCGACGAGGCCGAGGACGGCGTCGCTGCGCTGAACAAGCTGCGCAATGGCAAGTTCGACTTCGTGGTCACCGACATCAACATGCCGAACATGAACGGCTTCCAACTGCTGGGCGAAATCAAGAAGGACGACAAGCTCAAGCACCTGCCGGTCCTGATGGTGACCGCCGAGGCCCGCAAGGAAGACATCGTGGCCGCTGCCCAGGGCGGTGCCGCCGGCTACATCGTCAAGCCGTTCACCAAGGCCACCCTCGAAGAGAAGGTGACCCTGATCCTCAAGAAAATGGGACTGTGA
- the flhF gene encoding flagellar biosynthesis protein FlhF, which yields MNIKRFYAPTSREALAKARMAFGDGTLILSNRQTPNGVEVVATAEDTLSSLESGQEQQQMQQRPQQQPPISRLQERASDLAASPVRTQQRPAPLGEPARNVVHQDTEQLAMSTLSFQDYVRERMLRRRHEALNGGPEDTPAAEPRGQARSLEQRERQPAQAAPVARHNPLRSIPMDLPPEPAPRRAAAAAPAMPSLGNQQQQGLMNELQSMKELIEDRFNTLAWLGQARQNPIHSNLMLKMIRAGYSPALARAVLERMPEDLSAGDAVRWLMEVLERNLRTDAQSRPLYEEGGIYAMVGSTGVGKTTTTAKLAALCARIHGPGSVGLITLDTYRVGAHEQLRTYGRMLGIVAHLAHDRAALQDLLGLLSGKKMVLIDTTGVAPRDPRKRDMLDVLNLPNVNRLLVLNAGSHGDTLDDVLTAFKTTGSQQAILSKVDEAVKLGPSIDALIRHQMVLRGVTNGQRVPEDWEAADAHKLIGTSMRSPIKSAFDPKAADLNFFFSHSPELSADRSYADVA from the coding sequence ATGAACATCAAGCGCTTCTACGCCCCCACGTCGCGGGAGGCCCTGGCCAAGGCCCGTATGGCCTTCGGGGACGGCACGCTCATCCTGTCCAACCGCCAGACGCCCAACGGCGTCGAGGTCGTCGCCACGGCCGAGGACACGCTGTCCTCGCTGGAGTCGGGCCAGGAGCAGCAGCAGATGCAGCAGCGCCCGCAGCAGCAGCCCCCGATCAGCCGTCTGCAGGAACGCGCCTCCGACCTGGCGGCCAGCCCGGTGCGCACGCAGCAGCGCCCCGCCCCCTTGGGCGAGCCGGCCCGCAACGTCGTCCACCAAGACACCGAACAGCTGGCCATGAGCACGCTGTCGTTCCAGGACTACGTGCGTGAGCGCATGCTGCGCCGCCGCCATGAAGCCCTGAACGGCGGCCCCGAGGACACGCCTGCCGCCGAGCCGCGCGGCCAGGCCCGGTCGCTGGAACAGCGTGAGCGCCAGCCGGCGCAAGCAGCGCCTGTGGCCCGCCACAATCCGCTGCGCAGCATCCCGATGGACCTGCCGCCCGAACCGGCACCCCGCCGCGCCGCGGCCGCCGCCCCGGCGATGCCGTCGCTCGGCAACCAGCAGCAGCAAGGCCTGATGAACGAGCTGCAATCGATGAAGGAACTCATCGAGGACCGCTTCAACACCCTGGCCTGGCTGGGACAGGCGCGCCAGAACCCGATCCACTCGAACCTGATGCTGAAGATGATCCGTGCCGGCTACTCGCCCGCACTGGCCCGCGCCGTGCTGGAGCGCATGCCCGAGGATCTCTCCGCCGGCGACGCCGTGCGCTGGCTCATGGAGGTGCTGGAGCGCAACCTGCGCACCGACGCCCAGTCTCGCCCGCTGTACGAAGAAGGCGGCATCTACGCCATGGTCGGCTCCACCGGTGTGGGCAAGACCACCACCACCGCCAAGCTGGCCGCGCTGTGCGCGCGCATCCACGGCCCCGGCAGCGTGGGCCTGATCACCCTGGACACCTACCGCGTCGGTGCCCACGAGCAGCTGCGCACCTACGGCCGCATGCTCGGCATCGTCGCCCATCTGGCCCACGACCGTGCCGCGCTGCAGGACCTGCTGGGTCTTCTGTCGGGCAAGAAGATGGTGCTGATCGACACCACGGGGGTGGCCCCGCGCGATCCGCGCAAGCGCGACATGCTGGACGTGCTGAACCTGCCCAACGTGAACCGCCTGCTGGTGCTCAACGCCGGCAGCCACGGCGACACGCTGGACGACGTGCTCACCGCTTTCAAGACCACCGGCTCGCAACAGGCCATCCTGTCCAAGGTGGACGAGGCCGTGAAGCTCGGCCCCTCCATCGATGCGCTGATCCGCCACCAGATGGTGCTGCGCGGCGTGACCAATGGCCAGCGCGTGCCGGAAGACTGGGAAGCCGCAGACGCGCACAAGCTGATCGGCACCTCGATGCGTTCACCCATCAAGTCGGCCTTCGACCCGAAGGCGGCCGACCTGAATTTTTTCTTCTCCCATTCGCCGGAGCTGTCTGCCGACAGGAGCTACGCCGATGTTGCTTGA
- a CDS encoding methyltransferase domain-containing protein, which translates to MENPMSQCPVCGGEEEVITNTCRVAPYKDKTMSGYECKACGFVRHPENLGQYKKVVTGASEGLLRTLRNATDERPGREFYMAEMGLEIVGKPNASISFFGSGLNTDHLWVKRAYPGVSTKLVDLENMQEAENFEPIADATPSDVVLASEVIEHFTEPVAHFESLLKLLKNDGILICSSNIYDGTDMSFHQYPFVPGHVAYWTPLSLIKLASDHGCFVDFRTPEIGLTRGGPRKKYIIFYRSTELLFRTSLYFGRHMHAPSEKE; encoded by the coding sequence ATGGAGAACCCGATGAGCCAATGTCCTGTTTGCGGAGGCGAGGAAGAAGTCATCACGAACACCTGCCGCGTAGCGCCCTACAAAGACAAGACCATGAGCGGGTACGAGTGCAAGGCCTGCGGGTTCGTGCGGCATCCCGAAAATCTTGGCCAGTACAAGAAGGTGGTGACAGGCGCCAGCGAAGGCCTGTTGCGTACGCTGCGCAATGCCACCGACGAACGACCCGGCCGTGAGTTCTACATGGCCGAGATGGGCCTGGAAATCGTGGGCAAGCCCAACGCCAGCATCAGCTTTTTCGGCTCCGGACTCAATACCGACCACTTGTGGGTCAAACGTGCGTATCCCGGTGTATCGACCAAACTGGTCGACCTGGAAAACATGCAGGAAGCCGAAAACTTCGAGCCCATCGCGGACGCAACGCCCTCGGACGTGGTCCTTGCGTCGGAAGTGATAGAGCACTTCACCGAACCGGTCGCCCATTTCGAATCGCTGCTCAAGCTGCTGAAGAACGACGGTATCCTGATCTGCAGTTCCAATATCTACGATGGAACGGACATGAGCTTTCACCAGTACCCCTTCGTGCCTGGGCACGTCGCGTACTGGACCCCGCTCTCGCTGATCAAGCTGGCCAGCGACCATGGGTGCTTCGTGGACTTCCGGACGCCCGAAATCGGCCTGACCCGGGGCGGACCGCGCAAGAAGTACATCATCTTCTACCGCAGCACCGAGCTGCTCTTCCGCACCAGCCTCTACTTTGGCCGGCACATGCACGCGCCATCTGAAAAGGAATAA
- a CDS encoding protein phosphatase CheZ yields the protein MNAANTGAPDAGGDDVHQKIGQLTRQLHDSLNELGYADQLRGSMGELPDAQSRLSYIARLTGEAAEKVLNRVEQAKAQHDFIAAETRRVVNSLVADPVAAVAKGEIFNFLTDVERVTKEADGHLTEIMMAQDFHDLTGQVIARVVNLASTIEQQLVQLLIQTAPQNTQPVTPAPEAQRAPLQGPVVDPENTANVVSNQSEVDDLLASLGF from the coding sequence ATGAACGCAGCGAACACCGGCGCGCCGGATGCCGGGGGCGACGACGTCCACCAGAAGATCGGCCAGCTCACCCGGCAGCTGCACGATTCGCTGAACGAACTGGGCTACGCCGACCAACTGCGCGGCTCGATGGGCGAGCTGCCGGATGCGCAGAGCCGCCTGTCGTACATCGCGCGCCTGACGGGCGAGGCGGCCGAGAAGGTGCTCAACCGCGTGGAGCAGGCCAAGGCCCAGCACGACTTCATCGCTGCGGAGACGCGGCGCGTGGTCAATTCGCTGGTCGCCGACCCGGTGGCCGCCGTGGCCAAGGGCGAGATCTTCAATTTCCTGACCGACGTGGAGCGGGTCACCAAGGAGGCCGATGGCCACCTGACCGAGATCATGATGGCGCAGGACTTCCATGACCTGACGGGCCAGGTGATCGCCCGCGTGGTCAATCTCGCCTCGACGATCGAGCAGCAGCTGGTGCAGCTGCTGATCCAGACGGCGCCGCAGAATACGCAGCCGGTCACGCCGGCGCCCGAAGCCCAGCGCGCACCGCTGCAGGGACCGGTGGTCGACCCGGAGAACACGGCCAACGTGGTCTCCAACCAGTCGGAAGTGGACGACCTGCTCGCCAGCCTCGGGTTCTGA
- the flhA gene encoding flagellar biosynthesis protein FlhA: MTPSMHSARQWASSNRSALQGLSAPLLVVAILALMVLPIPAWLLDTFFTLNIAVALMVMMVAAYMVRPLDFAAFPSVLLLTTLMRLSLNVASTRVVLLEGHTGPGAAGAVIEAFGHFLIGGNFAVGLIVFTILVVINFVVVTKGAERIAEVSARFTLDAMPGKQMAVDADLNAGLIDEKEAKRRRAEVGEEANFFGSMDGASKFVRGDAVAGILILIINIVGGFAIGMLQHGLSAGQAADSYILLAVGDALVAQIPGLLISVAAAMVISRVGKEEDMGRQIVQQLFMSPRVLGVTAAILILLGLIPGMPHAVFLVMGGGIGYGAWLLLQQQRKPAPAEEAPAAPQGDGEATWDDLQPVDLLGLELGYRLIALVDKNRQGDLLTRIKGVRRKFAQEVGFLPPAVHVRDNLELKPSAYRITLRGVVVGEGEAFPGMHLAINPGGISTPLIGTPTTDPAFGLPAHWIDTNQKEAAQMAGFTVVDSETVMATHLSHLMQVQAAKLLSRTETQQLVEHVAKLAPKLIEEVVPKMVSIATFQKVLQLLLEESVHIRDIRTIIETLAEHAVVTQDPVELARRVRIALSPAIVQQIYGPTRELNVIAIEPGLERLLVQALGNAGGPSLDPGVADILTQKAAEVALKQEEMGMPACLLVPDQIRNAIARLVRRVAPRLQVLAHSEIPETHTIRIGPILKGASA; encoded by the coding sequence ATGACGCCTTCCATGCATTCCGCCCGCCAGTGGGCCAGCTCCAACCGCTCGGCGCTGCAGGGCCTTTCGGCCCCGTTGCTGGTGGTGGCCATCCTCGCGCTGATGGTGCTGCCCATCCCGGCCTGGCTGCTGGACACGTTCTTCACGCTGAACATCGCCGTCGCGCTGATGGTGATGATGGTGGCCGCCTATATGGTGCGGCCGCTGGACTTCGCAGCCTTCCCGTCCGTGCTGCTGCTGACCACGCTGATGCGGCTGTCGCTGAACGTGGCTTCCACCCGCGTGGTGCTGCTGGAGGGCCACACCGGCCCGGGGGCCGCCGGCGCCGTGATCGAGGCCTTCGGCCACTTCCTGATCGGCGGCAACTTCGCGGTCGGTCTGATCGTGTTCACCATCCTGGTGGTGATCAACTTCGTGGTGGTGACCAAGGGCGCGGAGCGGATCGCCGAGGTGTCGGCCCGCTTCACTCTGGACGCGATGCCCGGCAAGCAGATGGCCGTGGACGCCGACCTGAATGCCGGCCTGATCGACGAGAAGGAAGCCAAGCGCCGCCGTGCAGAGGTGGGTGAAGAGGCCAACTTCTTCGGCTCCATGGACGGTGCTTCCAAGTTCGTGCGCGGCGACGCGGTGGCCGGCATCCTGATCCTGATCATCAACATCGTGGGCGGCTTCGCCATCGGCATGCTGCAGCACGGCCTGTCGGCCGGCCAAGCCGCCGACAGCTACATCCTGCTGGCGGTGGGCGACGCGCTGGTCGCGCAGATTCCCGGCCTGCTGATCTCGGTGGCGGCCGCCATGGTGATCTCGCGCGTGGGCAAGGAAGAGGACATGGGCCGCCAGATCGTGCAGCAGCTCTTCATGTCGCCGCGCGTGCTGGGCGTGACCGCTGCCATCCTGATCCTGCTGGGCCTGATCCCCGGCATGCCCCACGCGGTGTTCCTGGTCATGGGCGGCGGCATCGGCTACGGGGCCTGGCTGCTCCTGCAGCAGCAGCGCAAGCCGGCGCCCGCCGAAGAGGCACCCGCCGCGCCGCAAGGCGACGGGGAGGCCACCTGGGACGATCTGCAGCCCGTGGATCTGCTGGGCCTGGAGCTGGGCTACCGCCTGATCGCGCTGGTGGACAAGAACCGCCAGGGTGACCTGCTGACCCGCATCAAGGGCGTGCGCCGCAAGTTCGCGCAGGAAGTCGGCTTCCTGCCGCCAGCCGTGCACGTGCGCGACAACCTGGAGCTCAAGCCCAGCGCCTACCGCATCACCCTGCGCGGCGTCGTGGTGGGCGAAGGCGAGGCCTTCCCCGGCATGCACCTGGCCATCAACCCGGGCGGCATCAGCACGCCGCTGATCGGCACGCCCACGACCGACCCGGCCTTCGGCCTGCCGGCCCACTGGATCGACACCAACCAGAAGGAAGCGGCACAAATGGCGGGCTTTACGGTCGTTGATTCGGAAACCGTGATGGCGACCCATTTGTCACACTTGATGCAAGTGCAGGCAGCCAAGCTCCTGAGCCGCACGGAAACCCAGCAACTCGTGGAACACGTCGCCAAACTGGCCCCCAAGCTCATCGAAGAAGTCGTCCCCAAAATGGTGTCCATCGCAACGTTCCAGAAAGTCCTCCAGCTGCTGCTGGAAGAGTCTGTGCACATCCGCGACATCCGCACCATCATCGAGACGCTGGCCGAGCACGCCGTCGTGACGCAGGACCCGGTCGAGCTGGCCCGCCGCGTGCGCATCGCCCTGTCGCCGGCCATCGTGCAGCAGATCTACGGCCCGACCCGCGAGCTGAACGTGATCGCCATCGAACCCGGCCTGGAGCGCCTGCTGGTGCAGGCCCTGGGCAATGCCGGCGGCCCCTCGCTCGACCCCGGCGTGGCCGACATCCTCACCCAGAAGGCCGCTGAAGTGGCCCTCAAGCAGGAAGAGATGGGCATGCCCGCCTGCCTGCTCGTTCCCGACCAGATCCGCAACGCCATCGCCCGCCTGGTGCGCCGCGTCGCCCCCCGCCTGCAGGTGCTCGCCCACAGCGAGATCCCTGAAACCCACACGATCCGCATCGGCCCGATCCTCAAAGGTGCATCAGCATGA
- a CDS encoding bifunctional cytidylyltransferase/SDR family oxidoreductase — translation MLNNDQAYVLLAGGSGTRLESPIPKQFIRVAGKTVVEHSFACLHSYAPDARIVITVPADALAYTKELFKDTRAEVIVGGSSRQASAYAALRYLRADPPKNVILHDSARPFLSHQIIHDVVEALSFYEAVDVAIKTSDTIIVERDGFIQSIPKRDHIYRGQTPQGFRYQALLKSYEEIGVEKLGDYTDDCGIYLACHPMGQVRIVKGSSENIKITDSIDLVLADELFRIRQQQLAPNLGGLHLKGTHSIVFGGSMGIGKAIVQILEEAGGTVHSISRRNGCNIADHGQVAASINGLLDQWGRIDNVINAAGLLIKSPLEQQSPQQVAEQVSVNLLGALNVAQCSHAALKASKGMLLQFSSSSFTRGRADYSAYSACKAAIVNLTQALADEWKEDGVRVNCVVPGRTDTSMRRSNFANEDQRSLLSPYEVALASAKLLSAADTGVILRV, via the coding sequence ATGCTGAACAACGACCAGGCCTATGTGCTGCTGGCCGGTGGCAGCGGCACCCGACTGGAGTCGCCGATCCCGAAGCAGTTCATCCGGGTCGCCGGCAAGACGGTCGTGGAGCACAGCTTCGCCTGCCTGCACAGCTATGCGCCCGACGCCCGCATCGTCATCACCGTGCCGGCCGATGCACTCGCGTACACGAAGGAGCTCTTCAAGGACACCCGGGCCGAAGTGATCGTCGGCGGGTCGTCCCGCCAGGCGTCCGCCTATGCGGCGCTGCGGTACCTGCGGGCCGATCCCCCCAAGAACGTCATCCTCCACGATTCCGCACGTCCCTTTCTGAGCCACCAGATCATCCATGACGTCGTCGAGGCGCTGTCCTTCTACGAAGCTGTCGATGTGGCGATCAAGACCAGCGACACCATCATCGTCGAGCGCGACGGATTCATCCAGAGCATCCCCAAGCGGGACCACATCTACCGCGGCCAAACGCCCCAGGGCTTTCGCTACCAGGCCCTGTTGAAAAGCTACGAGGAGATCGGGGTCGAGAAGCTGGGCGACTACACGGACGACTGCGGCATCTACCTCGCCTGCCATCCGATGGGGCAGGTTCGCATCGTCAAGGGCAGTTCCGAGAACATCAAGATCACCGACTCCATCGATCTCGTCCTCGCCGATGAGCTCTTTCGCATCCGCCAGCAGCAACTGGCGCCCAATCTGGGCGGGCTGCATCTCAAGGGAACGCATTCCATCGTCTTCGGCGGCAGCATGGGTATCGGTAAAGCCATCGTGCAGATCCTGGAAGAGGCGGGCGGCACGGTGCACAGCATCTCGCGCCGCAATGGCTGCAACATCGCCGACCACGGCCAAGTGGCGGCATCGATCAATGGCCTGCTGGACCAATGGGGACGCATCGACAACGTCATCAACGCGGCCGGTCTGTTGATCAAGAGCCCCCTCGAACAGCAGTCGCCCCAGCAGGTGGCAGAACAGGTGTCGGTCAATCTCCTGGGTGCTCTCAACGTGGCGCAATGCAGCCATGCGGCATTGAAGGCGTCCAAAGGCATGCTGCTGCAGTTCTCGTCGTCGTCCTTCACCAGGGGGCGGGCTGACTATTCCGCCTACTCCGCATGCAAGGCGGCCATCGTGAACCTGACCCAGGCGCTGGCCGACGAGTGGAAGGAAGACGGCGTGCGGGTCAACTGCGTCGTTCCCGGGCGCACCGACACCAGCATGCGCCGCAGCAACTTCGCCAACGAGGACCAGCGGTCCCTGTTGAGCCCCTACGAAGTGGCGCTGGCATCCGCCAAGCTGCTGAGTGCGGCCGACACCGGCGTCATTTTGCGGGTGTAG
- a CDS encoding RNA polymerase sigma factor FliA, with protein MYTAKGQLDRDALIRQHVPLVRRIAHHMIAKLPPNVELDDLIQVGMIGLSEALTRYEAAQGVQFETFATQRIRGAMLDELREGDWMSRSSRKSQKEIEHAVQRMEQKLGRSPMESEIADELGLSLEDYQTLLGKVRGTQLVYLEDMTRGDDDEEGFLDRHVADSEADPMAVLRDQRLKSSLVAAIKTLPEREQYVMGMYYEHDMNLKEIAAVLGVTESRVCQLHSQSIARLRAKMRAH; from the coding sequence ATGTACACCGCCAAAGGCCAGCTTGATCGCGATGCGCTGATCCGCCAGCACGTACCGCTGGTACGGCGGATCGCGCACCACATGATCGCCAAGCTCCCGCCCAACGTGGAGCTGGACGATCTGATACAGGTCGGAATGATCGGACTGTCCGAAGCCCTGACGCGCTACGAAGCGGCCCAAGGCGTGCAGTTCGAGACCTTCGCCACCCAGCGCATCCGCGGCGCCATGCTCGACGAACTGCGCGAGGGCGACTGGATGAGCCGCAGCTCCCGCAAGAGCCAGAAGGAGATCGAGCACGCCGTTCAGCGCATGGAGCAGAAGCTCGGCCGCAGTCCGATGGAGTCCGAGATCGCGGACGAACTGGGCCTGTCGCTGGAGGACTACCAGACGCTGCTGGGCAAGGTGCGCGGCACGCAGCTGGTGTACCTGGAGGACATGACGCGCGGCGACGACGACGAGGAAGGCTTTCTCGACCGGCACGTGGCCGACAGCGAGGCCGACCCCATGGCCGTGCTGCGCGACCAGCGCCTCAAGTCGTCTCTCGTCGCGGCCATCAAGACCTTGCCCGAGCGGGAGCAGTACGTGATGGGCATGTACTACGAGCACGACATGAACCTCAAGGAGATTGCAGCAGTGCTGGGCGTGACCGAGTCGCGCGTATGCCAGCTGCACAGCCAGTCGATCGCCCGATTGCGCGCCAAGATGCGGGCGCACTGA
- the flgM gene encoding flagellar biosynthesis anti-sigma factor FlgM encodes MKIGQNPEIANALSQATSAKQQAKTPAPAVETATTQAASAFAAGVPVTFSSSAKALEQTGRNAGEFDANKVKAVKASIEKGTFTIDADAIADKLLSNAQEVLSRSGK; translated from the coding sequence ATGAAGATAGGTCAAAACCCGGAGATTGCCAACGCGTTGTCACAGGCGACGTCTGCCAAGCAGCAGGCGAAGACACCTGCGCCTGCCGTCGAAACGGCAACGACCCAGGCTGCGTCCGCCTTCGCTGCCGGCGTGCCCGTCACTTTCTCGTCCTCTGCCAAGGCACTGGAACAGACCGGCCGCAATGCCGGCGAGTTCGATGCGAACAAGGTGAAGGCGGTGAAGGCGTCCATCGAAAAGGGCACGTTCACCATCGATGCAGACGCCATTGCTGACAAACTGCTTTCCAACGCCCAGGAAGTGCTCTCCCGTTCCGGCAAATAA
- the motB gene encoding flagellar motor protein MotB produces MAEKKLQPIIIKRVKKGGHAVHGGAWKIAYADFVTAMMAFFLLMWLLGSTAKGELQGIAAYFSSPLKVAMTGGDGAGNSSSVIPGGGNDLSKVHGQVRRSDSDSTNTSRRMNIENAKAEQARQDQMRIKALQAKIDSVITENIKLREYRSQIRIDITPDGLQIQIVDDQNRPMFDSGSALVKPYMRDILREIGSALNGVENRISLAGHTDAAPYGNGDRGYSNWELSADRANASRRELVAAGMPDAKLGRVVGLAASDLLDPSNPRAPVNRRITITVLTREAEERLMGKGTTQVTLPELAAQKQDNPASAPGSNDLSQSR; encoded by the coding sequence ATGGCGGAAAAGAAGCTCCAACCGATCATCATCAAGCGCGTCAAGAAGGGCGGCCACGCTGTCCATGGCGGTGCCTGGAAGATCGCCTATGCCGACTTCGTGACGGCCATGATGGCGTTCTTCCTGCTGATGTGGCTGCTGGGTTCCACCGCCAAGGGGGAGTTGCAGGGCATCGCGGCCTATTTCTCTTCGCCGCTGAAGGTGGCGATGACCGGCGGCGACGGCGCCGGCAACAGCTCCAGCGTGATTCCCGGCGGCGGCAACGATCTGTCCAAGGTGCACGGCCAGGTGCGCCGGTCGGACTCCGACAGCACCAATACCAGCCGGCGCATGAACATCGAAAACGCCAAGGCGGAACAGGCGCGCCAGGACCAGATGCGGATCAAGGCGCTGCAGGCCAAGATCGATTCGGTGATCACCGAAAACATCAAGTTGCGCGAATACCGCTCTCAGATCCGGATCGACATCACGCCGGACGGGCTGCAGATCCAGATCGTCGACGACCAGAACCGGCCCATGTTCGACAGCGGCAGTGCGTTGGTAAAACCCTACATGCGCGACATCCTGCGCGAAATCGGCTCTGCCCTGAACGGGGTGGAAAACCGCATCAGCCTGGCCGGCCACACCGACGCCGCGCCTTACGGCAATGGCGACCGCGGCTACAGCAACTGGGAGCTGTCAGCCGACCGGGCCAACGCCTCGCGCCGCGAACTCGTCGCAGCCGGCATGCCGGATGCCAAGCTGGGCCGCGTCGTCGGCTTGGCGGCCAGCGATCTGTTGGATCCCAGCAACCCTCGCGCGCCGGTCAACCGCCGCATTACCATCACGGTGTTGACGCGCGAGGCAGAGGAAAGACTGATGGGCAAAGGCACGACACAGGTGACGTTGCCGGAGCTTGCTGCACAAAAGCAGGACAATCCCGCATCCGCGCCAGGCAGTAACGACTTGTCACAGAGTCGATAG